The Naumovozyma dairenensis CBS 421 chromosome 1, complete genome genome includes a region encoding these proteins:
- the RAD16 gene encoding DNA repair protein RAD16 (similar to Saccharomyces cerevisiae RAD16 (YBR114W); ancestral locus Anc_3.368), protein MTEEGGFIRPLRKTRARTRSARKQINYSELSDHEEQKTLVNRDDDDDADEETVSDVIELKQEDEDDDEYVDAVPLKTENEDKDDLDALVNGKDTVNNNDDDDDDDEPLNKKRKRKATKKAPTKKKKKAAKPKVSYYERTTNNLFLHHPELKQVFPDLNNSTPYTAVRARQPNDMSIKLLPFQLEGLHWLIAQEEGKFQGGILADEMGMGKTIQTIALLMHDTTKRPSLVVAPTVALVQWKNEINQHTDGKLKTYMFHGTSKNIDVKKLSEFDVILTTYSVLESVFRKQNYGFKRKAGLVKEPSLLHNMQFYRVILDEAHNIKDRQSNTARAVNFLQTKKRWCLTGTPLQNRIGEMYSLIRFLNIDPFAKYFCTKCDCNSKDWKFSDNMHCDVCNHVLMQHTNFFNHFMLKNIQKFGVEGLGLESFNNIQTLLKNIMLRRTKVERADDLGLPPRIVTVRRDFFNEEEKDLYRSLYSDSKRKYNSYVEEGVVLNNYANIFSLITRMRQLADHPDLVLKRLHGNKNDIQGIIVCQLCDDEAEEPIESKCHHKFCRLCIKEYIESFMENNNNKLACPVCHIGLSIDLSQPALEVDMDTFKKQSIVSRLNMKGTWRSSTKIEALVEELYKSRSPVRTIKSIVFSQFTSMLDLIEWRLKRAGFETVKLQGSMSPTQRDETIKYFMNNIHCEVFLVSLKAGGVALNLCEASQVFLMDPWWNPSVEWQSGDRVHRIGQFRPVKITRFCIEDSIESRIIELQEKKANMIHATINQDEAAINRLTPADLQFLFNN, encoded by the coding sequence ATGACTGAAGAAGGTGGATTTATACGCCCTTTACGGAAGACTAGAGCTAGAACAAGAAGTGCTAGAAAACAGATAAACTATTCGGAACTTAGTGATCATGAAGAACAGAAAACTTTGGTTAACCgcgatgatgatgatgatgctgacGAGGAGACTGTTTCTGATGTTATTGAGTTGAAGCAAGAGGATGAAGACGATGACGAGTACGTCGATGCTGTACCCTTGAAgacagaaaatgaagacAAGGATGATCTTGATGCATTAGTAAACGGAAAAGATACTGTTAACAAcaatgacgatgatgatgatgatgatgagcCTTTGAATAAGAAACGTAAAAGAAAGGCAACAAAGAAGGCCCCTAccaaaaagaagaaaaaagcAGCTAAACCAAAAGTATCATACTACGAACGTACtactaataatttattccTGCATCATCCAGAACTTAAACAGGTCTTCCCAGATCTAAATAATTCTACACCATACACAGCGGTAAGAGCCCGTCAACCAAATGACATGagtattaaattattaccCTTTCAATTAGAAGGGTTACATTGGTTGATTGCCCAAGAAGAAGGGAAATTTCAGGGTGGTATTCTTGCAGATGAAATGGGGATGGGTAAAACTATCCAAACCATCGCTTTATTAATGCATGACACCACAAAAAGACCATCCTTAGTGGTGGCCCCCACAGTGGCCTTAGTACAAtggaaaaatgaaattaatcaaCATACTGATgggaaattgaaaacttaTATGTTTCATGGTACATCGAAAAATATCGACGTTAAAAAACTAAGTGAATTTGATGTCATTTTGACTACTTATTCAGTACTGGAATCCGTATTTAGGAAGCAAAATTATGGGTTTAAGAGGAAAGCAGGTTTGGTGAAAGAGCCTTCTCTTTTACATAATATGCAATTTTATCGTGTCATATTGGATGAAGCTCATAATATTAAGGATAGACAAAGTAATACTGCAAGAGCTGTGAATTTTTTACAAACTAAGAAAAGATGGTGTTTGACTGGTACTCCTTTACAAAATAGAATTGGCGAGATGTATTCATTGATTagatttttgaatattgatCCATTTgccaaatatttttgtacTAAATGTGATTGTAATTCGAAAGATTGGAAATTCTCTGATAATATGCATTGTGACGTGTGTAATCATGTCCTGATGCAACatacaaattttttcaatcatttcatgttgaaaaatattcaaaaattcgGTGTAGAGGGGCTCGGTTTAgaatcattcaataatattcaaactttattgaaaaacatTATGTTAAGAAGAACTAAAGTGGAAAGAGCTGATGACTTAGGGTTACCTCCAAGAATTGTCACTGTTAGAAGGGATTTCTTtaacgaagaagaaaaagatcTTTACAGAAGTTTATATTCTGATTCTAAAAggaaatataattcataCGTGGAAGAAGGTGTTGTGTTGAATAATTATGCTAACATTTTCTCTTTGATTACAAGAATGAGACAATTAGCTGATCATCCTGACTtagttttgaaaagattacaTGGTAATAAAAATGACATACAAGGCATTATTGTTTGTCAGTTATGTGACGATGAGGCAGAAGAACCAATAGAATCTAAATGTCATCATAAATTTTGCCGGCTGTGTATTAAAGAATACATTGAATCATTcatggaaaataataacaataaattGGCATGTCCTGTGTGTCATATCGGTCTAAGTATTGATTTATCTCAGCCTGCGTTGGAAGTTGATATGGATACATTCAAGAAACAAAGCATTGTCAGTAGATTAAACATGAAGGGAACGTGGAGGTCAtcaacaaaaattgaagCGTTGGTCGaagaattatataaatcaaGGAGTCCTGTCCGGACAATAAAATCTATCGTGTTCTCACAATTCACAAGTATGTTAGATTTGATAGAATGGAGGTTGAAAAGAGCAGGTTTTGAAACTGTAAAACTTCAAGGTAGTATGTCTCCAACACAAAGAGATGAAAcaatcaaatatttcatgaATAATATCCATTGCGAAGTTTTCCTTGTCAGTTTAAAAGCAGGTGGTGTGGCCTTAAATCTTTGTGAAGCATCACAAGTTTTCCTTATGGATCCATGGTGGAACCCTAGTGTTGAATGGCAGAGTGGTGATAGAGTTCATAGAATCGGTCAATTTAGACCTGtcaaaattacaagattcTGTATCGAAGATAGTATTGAATCAAGAATCAtagaattacaagaaaagaaggCAAATATGATTCATGCCACTATAAATCAAGATGAAGCTGCAATCAATAGATTGACTCCAGCTGATCTACAGTTCTTATTTAACAATTAA